The Ricinus communis isolate WT05 ecotype wild-type chromosome 8, ASM1957865v1, whole genome shotgun sequence sequence GTACCAAGTTTAACTTAATAATGCAAAAGTAGAGAAGTAGAAACTCTCAACTGTACATAATGAAGTGAAAAACTGTTAATCTATAGTACATGACAAAAAGAGTGTTTGTAAAATGGTCTTCAGAATTCTACTTCTCTGGGCAGTTTGTGAGGGTTTGTTTTTGGTTTTTGGAACTATACCTGGCTTCCTTAGAAATTAATTCCATGTATTATTCATTGGTTGGTTCATATTATCTGCATGTTTCAAATTCAGTTTTAAACTTTCGACCACCATTCTTAGCATTTATGGTATATGAATTTAGAGCCACAAGGACTGAAACTATCAGGCTGTCCTCATTTAACCCTCTGCTTAAATTGTCCTGGCAGCGTCCTTTTACCTTGCTAAAGAGGACAGACAATTCAAGCAGAGGGTTAAATGAAACATGCAGTTATGTGTGAGTGTGTGTGTGTTATAGATAAGGATATAAATTTTCATGGTtaataaaaacatgaaaatgGAGATAATATAATGGGACTTGTTCCTTCAATCCTcctacttatttatttattgtttactTGTTAataaagaagaggaaaaaaagaaagaaaagaaaagcaaaatgcTCCATACTCTATACAAATGCTTGAAGACATGTGCTTTTTTAAGGCACAAGAAACTCTCTGTTCCAACTATTATTACTGCAGTATCAGCATATATGAGTTAAAATTAACTAACTAATTAACTAACTTactctatatttttaaaaataaatctccCATAAGATTCCTTGATGTTGGGAGTATGTTCTCCTTTGCATGCATGTATCATGAATGAGTTGGCCTGAGCCCCTAAACCACTTTGTCTTGTTCATAATTACTTCTCCTTTTCATGGTTTCTCCAACCATctgttttactattttttaatagccATTTTTAACATCTCTGAAACTTTTATTCagggaaaaataattaatttcagttTCTGGAAAATCTTGAAATTGCAAATTGTGTTAAcgatttttcttaaaattgacCTTCATAGACTGAAacaaacatatttaaatttttattcccATTAATTGGAccttttactaaaataaacaGATTTTACTGAAAATGACATAGAATCAGCAAAAAGTATAACTAGCATGTGCAATCATTGTCATTACCTTAAAAAAACCATTAATTATGTCAAAACaaaatcattaattttgtaaaaacttaaaattaacttttaaagaTAATGAGACCAATTATAgtgataaaatcaaatttttgagtaattgattttactttcttattttgagATTTAAATCATATTATCAGTATTATAAATCGATTGAAActtaaattcatattaaaactacaatgaattaataaaaacttcaagatttttcgagtttttgttaaataaaatatatattttacatttattaatataatttgaattatatttagaattattaataaaaataaataaataaaagtataatagcaaaaatagaattaatcaaaatatgtaaaaaatatgGCCCATATGCctcactttttatttaaaaagaagaaataacaaagtaattaaatactaGCAAAGCGGCAATCAACAAAAAGTGAGTCTTTATATCATCAATCCCACTTCATGCGCAGTATGTCTTTGCCAGCTTGACCATACATTGCCACATTTCCacctccctctctctctctctctctgtctctctcttaAGCGACACCGTAGCATCCTCACAGACATGTCGTCGGACGATGAGGGAGGAGAGGAGTACCTATTCAAGATCGTGATAATAGGAGATTCAGCAGTAGGAAAATCAAATCTTTTATCTAGATATGCAAGAAACGAGTTCAATTTACACTCGAAAGCAACAATTGGAGTAGAGTTTCAAACCCAAAGCATGGAAATTGATGGCAAAGAAGTTAAAGCTCAGATTTGGGATACTGCTGGTCAAGAAAGGTTTCGTGCTGTTACTTCTGCTTATTACAGAGGTGCTGTTGGTGCTCTCATTGTTTATGATATCAGTCGCCGTACTACTTTTGACAGTGTTGGTCGTTGGCTTGATGAGCTCAAAAGTAAGTTAAAAAGTTcgcatctttttatttttgtttttttcttggttttgatTGAATGCTGAGTTGATTTGATGGATACCCATTTGGATattcttttgattatttttttttttttgatttttggcTTGTAGATTTTGTTTACTGGCTGAAAAGATTAAGTGGGTATTATGTAATTTGGTTCATTTAGATGATCTTATATGTAACTTTGCTTGATTTGGGTTTTGTGGGGGTTGGTTTGGGTGGTGGTTGTGGTTTAGTTTTTGTAGATCTGAAGTTGCAATGATGGTTTTATAAAACTTGAATTAAAAGATAGCTACAaattttatctcttttctaatattttaaaacgtTATGTAATTGCTAGAATggttgcttttttttttttaattttatttctttattagaGAATAGAGAACTTTTGCTTTTTAATGTAGCATTTATTCTAATATGCCTATATGATGCCTATTTTTCTATTCTGTTTGTGCATTGTTTTAGATAGTATGCATTTGTAGGATGGTGTTATTTTGGTGCTTGTTGCATCAGTGGGAAATTCCACAGTACTTAGTCCAACTTCAACAAATGACGTGGGAATGTTTACATATGGTGGTGCTTGATTTCATGTTTTCATGAGGATGCCAGTTCATTTTTTGTTAGGatattgattaccaaattaaatatcactgaaataactgaaaaatacTATGTCTCTACTCTTTTAAATAACTCAAATTGCCATAAGTCGTATTTCTATAAATTGTTAGCCCAGAGTGCCACTGTGTATTAATACTTTTGagcaatatttatttattgttgttgATTCCAACAACTGCAAACCAAAGAAAGAGGCAATGAAACTGAAAATATAGCTTGCTCAACTGTTTAACGCAGCTTGCCTCGGAAAGCTTGCCCATGAAAGGCAGTGTTGAAGTGGCAGAGCCTCTAGTCTTGAAACATTGCACATGATTAATTACTTAATCAGGAACCATATATTTATGCAGAAAATTAGTTGGTTCAAGCAACAAgtttatttcaataatatttagCAACACATATGCTAATTTGGGACCTACATGCTTAAGCTGTAAACatcatttttatgtttaactGATACAGTGCTAGAGCTTGTTTGATGTAATTCTCAAGAGTTTTAACCATAGGCATCTTCatttatgttaattataatttCGACACTGGTTTTGAGTATTTATGCCTAGCAACTTTCATGTGAGGAGTACATCACCAGATCTAAAACCTAATTTTGGACATTTGCTTGCCAGTTTTAGGTTGATTGGTATCTTAATAGCAATCATTTCATTTTATGGGCCTGATAAAAAGTTCTAATGTTATAAGTTGGTGAAACAGTATGTATCTTGTTTTTGTCAATTTAATCTAGTTTTACATGCTTGTTTGGTTTCTCTTTATATGTAGCATGcttcattttgttttctttttcccaaGGAAAGATGCAATATTCAGTTTAGACCTGCAACCCAAATTGGACTAGACCAAATTTTGTTGTTTGTTGTACTTTATTCGAAAATGTCCAATTATGCctgaattaaataattttgaaggtatcattaaaatagtaaaaaataattctttaattgttcacaaagtataaattataaattaattattatttccaAGAGAATTATGTGAGATAGATtgtttcaaaataaagattatatcCTAATTTAGCTTCACAGTTGATTCTGGTCtaattgtcaaaataaaaattatatcctAAAATGCAAAGTTCAATTCGACCTTTATTCCACAAAAGATATCTGTTCTTATTCatagattaaagaaattattaggTAAGTATAGCATGTGTTTGAGAAACACGGTTTTGTATTATTtactcttatttataaataagagttTTTGAGCCCTAGAATATGGTATAAGCATCTATGATTGTCTAACCAGTTATATGAACTTGAGTCGAATGAGCATCTGATATGCTAGAGGTCAGCTGTGAGACAGGTCCAGTCTGCAGCAAAGTCGCTCTCATTTGGAAAAGCAAATGTGTTTGGGCTGCTTGTTCCTTTACTATCAACTGGTTATGCAACTTGTagtcttataaatataatagagCTCTATACTGTGAGGTTCCTATCTCTATACTAGCCTTGATTAGAACTGGCCTGGATTGGTCTAAAACCAGATCAGAACTGAATATCGGTTCTGGTGCTGGTCCGTTTCAGAAAGCTAGGGGAACCAGCTTGGTTTTGTTTCTCTCTGAATAGAAACCAAGACCACAATGGGACAGAAACTGCTGGTTCAGTTCCAgttcaaattttgaataagcaaagaaattaaacaattttttttttaaggggaCTGGCCATGTGTTAAAAGAAGAAACGGTTACTTAAGTAACCGAtgcttctttaattatatGTGAAACACACATgcacattttttttaattagatgataaaaactttaaaatgaCCCGAATGCCTTTATAACAACTATATTAACCGCTAGTTTTAGGAGCATTTTaggaaatgaaaaatttagaaacatcatgataaaagaatttgcaaaaaactataaatatcaaattgtctctgtttttttcttttcgtaCATCCAACTTCTTAGTATCTCTCAAGTTCTCTATAATATCTCAATTATCAATCCTTTATTCCcctctttattatattttccatttttattactttcttACTTCTTTCTTAAATCCCTATTACACTCTTTCatccatttattttattttatcttctttcttttctatcatatttgtGCATTGCCCttgtttgtttaattttcttgatcatctttatGCTGGCCATGTCCTTGGTTTAGAATCAGACAAAACTGTTAAAAGAAGAAACGGTTACTTAAGTAACCGAtgcttctttaattatatGTGAAACACACATgcacattttttttaattagatgataaaaactttaaaatgaCCCGAATGCCTTTATAACAACTATATTAACCGCTAGTTTTAGGAGCATTTTaggaaatgaaaaatttagaaacatcatgataaaagaatttgcaaaaaactataaatatcaaattgtctctgtttttttcttttcgtaCATCCAACTTCTTAGTATCTCTCAAGTTCTCTATAATATCTCAATTATCAATCCTTTATTCCcctctttattatattttccatttttattactttcttACTTCTTTCTTAAATCCCTATTACACTCTTTCatccatttattttattttatcttctttcttttctatcatatttgtGCATTGCCCttgtttgtttaattttcttgatcatctttatGCTGGCCATGTCCTTGGTTTAGAATCAGACAAAACTGGACTAGATAATAATAAGGgcgtttaaatttttttctatggAATTTAGATTTGTCTAATTTTCTCATTTCCTAAAATCCCCCTAAACTAATTGGTAATATGACTATTATAAGGgaatttatgttattttaaagTCTTAACTTATTCTGATATGCGGCCAGGCAACTGTTGAACTTTTCTTAAAATTCCTCTTCTTATCAATGGTTTGAACTATGGGCAATGAGACCAATACTTCACGGTTTGTTAACCTTGCAAATGGAAGAATCATGGTGGTCATCATTGAGGCCCATTTGCCAAGTTAATGAACCTTAAAATATTGTTTTCATGGCCCCatttgaaaaaggaaataCTAAACCACATCAAATCACACAAGAAGCTTCCATGCGTTTATCCCAAGTACGCTATAATAACTGGCGATACTTGATAGCCAAGACTTGGCTTGGAGATCAAGTACTTTCAATTTGGTCATAGTATCTTGCATACTTATGTAAAAGACCAAATGCAAACTTTTATGACATGGCAATTTGAGTGAGAgtaatatagtttatttaatctcttattttcttattcaaaatttctttGATTGTTTATTTTTGGTGGATCTTGATTTTTACTATCTATTTCCTATATAACAAATGGATTTGGATAGGACTCATTCCCGAACGCTAGCTCAAAATATTACAACATAGCAGCTCACTAACTAGGCGATGTGGAATAAATACACTTCTAACACCTTCCCTCATGCTTAGCGTGACATGCAAACAGGTTGGGTCCAAACCCATCATCACAGACAAAATGTTGGCTCTCATACCATGACAAATAGGCTTGGGTAGAACTTGTTCCTAAAAGCTAGCTTAAAGGAAGAGGGTGTGTAATCCACATATATACAACATAGCAGCCCATTAACTAGGCGATGCGGGaaaaatacaacttctaacacTATATTTGCAAATTGATTACTCTCTAACAGTGTGAAAATGCTTTTTGTTGTTCCTTGATCTACGGATATGATTTCAATTTGGATCTTAAAACTCAAATTGTTAAatgtctattttaatttttacaaactAGTAATATTTAGGGAACTAATTTCTATTATCCACATTCTTGCTAATATTTTCCTTCTTGTAAATTCTTTCGAAGATGTTTTATGAGAGTAAATTCCCCGTTGGTACCAAACTTTTGGATGTAGTATCCAATTGATTCTAATCtcagtaattttttttctttttggtaccagtacttctattttttgtttcaatta is a genomic window containing:
- the LOC8280370 gene encoding ras-related protein RABA5d; the encoded protein is MSSDDEGGEEYLFKIVIIGDSAVGKSNLLSRYARNEFNLHSKATIGVEFQTQSMEIDGKEVKAQIWDTAGQERFRAVTSAYYRGAVGALIVYDISRRTTFDSVGRWLDELKTHSDTTVARMLVGNKCDLENIRDVTVEEGKSLAEAEGLFFMETSALDSTNVKKAFEIVIREIYNNVSRKVLNSDTYKAELSLNRVTLVNNSDGSKQSQSYFSSCCSR